From one Oncorhynchus clarkii lewisi isolate Uvic-CL-2024 chromosome 6, UVic_Ocla_1.0, whole genome shotgun sequence genomic stretch:
- the LOC139411265 gene encoding dickkopf-related protein 4-like gives MCHFVWSTMWTPTIALLFMCSHCFVRSLDSNLIGSSKEAMDSLEQVDPHSGTVYVQNNVNTRRRADTSSRRHRTALPDQERSLSATNTCNGSQKKNQSKEIEAHDDDDNSRKVAEKATCVRSEDCEAGLCCVRYLKVKRCQPIPKEGDTCLLRGGRSKQRRNLDRCNCAPGLICSVHAESPKNQGVCQPKLRENGRSARHSGKRRMAERRCG, from the exons ATGTGTCATTTTGTTTGGTCAACAATGTGGACACCTACGATCGCTTTGCTTTTCATGTGTTCTCATTGTTTTGTGCGCAGCCTCGACTCCAATTTAATCGGATCCTCTAAAGAAGCGATGGATTCATTGGAACAG GTGGACCCGCACAGTGGAACGGTGTATGTACAGAATAATGTGAACACACGTCGCAGGGCAGATACATCTTCTCGCCGTCACAGGACAGCTTTACCTGATCAAGAACGCAGTCTGTCAGCG ACAAATACCTGCAATGGATCTCAGAAAAAGAACCAGAGTAAAGAAATAGAGGCTCATGATGATGACGACAACTCAAGGAAAG TTGCAGAGAAGGCCACATGCGTGCGCTCTGAAGACTGTGAGGCAGGACTGTGCTGCGTCCGCTATTTAAAAGTGAAAAGATGTCAACCCATCCCAAAGGAGGGAGATACCTGCCTCCTGCGAGGAGGACGCTCTAAACAGCGGAGGAATCTTGACCGCTGCAACTGTGCACCCGGGCTAATCTGTAGTGTCCATGCTGAAAGCCCCAAAAACCAAGGAGTTTGTCAACCTAAACTGAGAGAGAACGGGAGGAGTGCTAGACACTCAGGCAAGAGGCGTATGGCTGAGAGAAGATGTGGATGA
- the LOC139411262 gene encoding chromaffin granule amine transporter-like isoform X1, producing the protein MPLFNPLVWVREWLRQSRGSSRLVLVVVCVALLLDNMLLTVVVPIIPTFLYALDHPTQDPFIQPSTQRPSEEGFTMASVHSFYDNTSYSLRGSESNLSEALLFNISRNSSQVKGSTCQEDSAFLDKENVRVGLLFASKALVQLLVNPFVGPLTNRVGYHIPMFAGFIIMFVSTIMFAFSGTYALLFFARSLQGIGSSFSSVAGLGMLASVYTNDEERGVAMGIALGGLAMGVLIGAPFGSVMYEFVGKTAPFLILAFLAVFDGALQLLILQPSKISPGSVEGTPLLTLLKDPYILISAGSLCFANMGVAILEPTLPIWMMQTMCSPKWQLGMAFLPASISYLIGTNLFGLLANKMGRWLCSMIGMFIVGISLLCVPFAKNIYGLIGPNAGLGFAIGMVDSSMMAIMGYLVDIRHASVYGSVYAIADVALCMGFAIGPSIGGSLVRAIGFPYLMVFIGIINIFYAPLCFFLRNPAIREEKMAIIDQECPLHRKSYNTQKECREFPLSDESEEETEE; encoded by the exons ATGCCACTATTCAACCCCTTGGTGTGGGTGCGGGAGTGGCTGCGACAGAGCAGAGGCTCCTCCAGACTGGTGCTGGTGGTCGTGTGTGTTGCCCTGCTACTGGATAACATGCTGCTTACTGTTGTCG tgCCCATCATCCCAACATTTTTATATGCCCTTGACCACCCGACACAAGACCCCTTCATCCAGCCAAGCACACAGAGGCCATCTGAGGAGGGCTTCACAATGGCCTCAGTCCACTCCTTCTACGACAACACTTCCTACAGCCTCAGAGGCTCTGAGAGCAACCTGTCTGAGGCCCTCCTCTTCAACATCTCCAGAAACTCCAGCCAGGTGAAAGGCAGCACATGCCAGGAGGACAGTGCCTTCTTGGACAAGGAGAATGTTCGTGTGGGACTCCTTTTTGCCTCCAAGGCTCTGGTGCAGCTTCTAGTCAACCCCTTCGTGGGTCCCCTGACTAACAG GGTTGGATATCACATACCAATGTTTGCTGGCTTCATCATCATGTTTGTTTCAACAATAA TGTTTGCCTTTTCAGGTACATACGCCTTGTTGTTTTTTGCTCGCTCTCTTCAGGGAATtggttcctctttctcctctgtggCAG GGCTGGGAATGTTGGCCAGTGTGTACACAAATGATGAGGAGAGAGGCGTAGCCATGGGGATCGCTCTGGGTGGATTGGCCATGGGAGTCCTCA TTGGAGCGCCATTTGGCAGTGTGATGTATGAATTTGTGGGGAAGACTGCTCCTTTCTTAATCTTGGCTTTCCTTGCAGTATTTGATGGag CGTTACAACTTCTTATACTTCAGCCATCAAAGATTTCACCAGGA AGTGTGGAGGGCACTCCTTTGCTGACCCTACTGAAGGACCCCTACATTCTCATAAGCGCAG GCTCTCTGTGCTTCGCCAACATGGGAGTTGCCATTCTGGAGCCCACACTTCCCATCTGGATGATGCAGACCATGTGCTCTCCCAAATGGCAGCTTG GTATGGCTTTCCTACCAGCAAGCATTTCTTACCTTATTGGCACCAATTTATTTGGTTTGTTGGCTAACAAAATGGGAAG GTGGCTGTGCTCCATGATTGGGATGTTTATTGTTGGCATCAGCCTCCTTTGC GTTCCTTTTGCAAAGAACATCTATGGTCTTATTGGTCCAAATGCAGGCCTGGGGTTTGCTATTG GAATGGTGGACTCCTCTATGATGGCCATAATGGGATACCTGGTGGATATTCGCCATGCCTCGGTCTATGGCAGTGTTTACGCCATAGCTGATGTCGCATTGTGCATGGGTTTTGCCATTG GTCCTTCGATAGGGGGCTCCTTGGTCAGGGCCATTGGATTTCCTTACCTCATGGTATTCATTGGCATCATCAACATCTTCTATGCTCCACTGTGCTTCTTCCTGCGTAATCCTGCCATCAGGGAGGAGAAGATG
- the LOC139411262 gene encoding chromaffin granule amine transporter-like isoform X2 has translation MPLFNPLVWVREWLRQSRGSSRLVLVVVCVALLLDNMLLTVVVPIIPTFLYALDHPTQDPFIQPSTQRPSEEGFTMASVHSFYDNTSYSLRGSESNLSEALLFNISRNSSQVKGSTCQEDSAFLDKENVRVGLLFASKALVQLLVNPFVGPLTNRVGYHIPMFAGFIIMFVSTIRLGMLASVYTNDEERGVAMGIALGGLAMGVLIGAPFGSVMYEFVGKTAPFLILAFLAVFDGALQLLILQPSKISPGSVEGTPLLTLLKDPYILISAGSLCFANMGVAILEPTLPIWMMQTMCSPKWQLGMAFLPASISYLIGTNLFGLLANKMGRWLCSMIGMFIVGISLLCVPFAKNIYGLIGPNAGLGFAIGMVDSSMMAIMGYLVDIRHASVYGSVYAIADVALCMGFAIGPSIGGSLVRAIGFPYLMVFIGIINIFYAPLCFFLRNPAIREEKMAIIDQECPLHRKSYNTQKECREFPLSDESEEETEE, from the exons ATGCCACTATTCAACCCCTTGGTGTGGGTGCGGGAGTGGCTGCGACAGAGCAGAGGCTCCTCCAGACTGGTGCTGGTGGTCGTGTGTGTTGCCCTGCTACTGGATAACATGCTGCTTACTGTTGTCG tgCCCATCATCCCAACATTTTTATATGCCCTTGACCACCCGACACAAGACCCCTTCATCCAGCCAAGCACACAGAGGCCATCTGAGGAGGGCTTCACAATGGCCTCAGTCCACTCCTTCTACGACAACACTTCCTACAGCCTCAGAGGCTCTGAGAGCAACCTGTCTGAGGCCCTCCTCTTCAACATCTCCAGAAACTCCAGCCAGGTGAAAGGCAGCACATGCCAGGAGGACAGTGCCTTCTTGGACAAGGAGAATGTTCGTGTGGGACTCCTTTTTGCCTCCAAGGCTCTGGTGCAGCTTCTAGTCAACCCCTTCGTGGGTCCCCTGACTAACAG GGTTGGATATCACATACCAATGTTTGCTGGCTTCATCATCATGTTTGTTTCAACAATAA GGCTGGGAATGTTGGCCAGTGTGTACACAAATGATGAGGAGAGAGGCGTAGCCATGGGGATCGCTCTGGGTGGATTGGCCATGGGAGTCCTCA TTGGAGCGCCATTTGGCAGTGTGATGTATGAATTTGTGGGGAAGACTGCTCCTTTCTTAATCTTGGCTTTCCTTGCAGTATTTGATGGag CGTTACAACTTCTTATACTTCAGCCATCAAAGATTTCACCAGGA AGTGTGGAGGGCACTCCTTTGCTGACCCTACTGAAGGACCCCTACATTCTCATAAGCGCAG GCTCTCTGTGCTTCGCCAACATGGGAGTTGCCATTCTGGAGCCCACACTTCCCATCTGGATGATGCAGACCATGTGCTCTCCCAAATGGCAGCTTG GTATGGCTTTCCTACCAGCAAGCATTTCTTACCTTATTGGCACCAATTTATTTGGTTTGTTGGCTAACAAAATGGGAAG GTGGCTGTGCTCCATGATTGGGATGTTTATTGTTGGCATCAGCCTCCTTTGC GTTCCTTTTGCAAAGAACATCTATGGTCTTATTGGTCCAAATGCAGGCCTGGGGTTTGCTATTG GAATGGTGGACTCCTCTATGATGGCCATAATGGGATACCTGGTGGATATTCGCCATGCCTCGGTCTATGGCAGTGTTTACGCCATAGCTGATGTCGCATTGTGCATGGGTTTTGCCATTG GTCCTTCGATAGGGGGCTCCTTGGTCAGGGCCATTGGATTTCCTTACCTCATGGTATTCATTGGCATCATCAACATCTTCTATGCTCCACTGTGCTTCTTCCTGCGTAATCCTGCCATCAGGGAGGAGAAGATG